The genomic region TTGTCCATGAATAAGACATCCTGCATATAGATTATTATTGTACAGTATTTAAAATCAATCACTATAAGAAATTAATATTGTAAAAAGAAAATATAAGTCCAGTGTTGATTGTTATAATCGGGAACTGTAAATAATATTAGGGCAATGCTCAGAAATAATATAGAGAATATCAGGGTTATCGAAAACTGTATGTATCGATGAATAAGGTATAGCTTGCTTATCATAGCCTGTTTCTAGTACTGTGTTGGGTGATAGATAAATCCTGTATTCATAATCACTGCTATTAGAATATAAGTTGACAGTTGGAATCAATTGACCCGACTTTATCACAGAAACTCTTTGGTATCATGTTGGGTGTAATATCGGAAGGATTAATGTAGACAGGTCACCTATACAGTGTGTATTATGGCACAAAAATCTACGCTAGTTTGTATAAGGAAGGGTGCTAGCTTTTGTTATGATGTGTATGTGCAAATTTTCAGATAAAAAGCTTTTCTGCTTTTTCTGCTACAGATGGGTAACGGTTATATGCTAGTACCAATTTGTCTGGTGCATCGATGGTTTTTCCATGGTTGTTGGTAGCAAAGATATCAATTAAATCTCTTTCCAGATAGGCCTTGGCCTTTTGTAAAGTAATATTATCTGCATCACATTGGAAAATCACACTGCGATTCTGCAATTCCTGGAAGATTCTTGAATCCCAACTTAGCCAAGCATAACGTTCAATGTGAGCTATTATGATGTCATAGCCCATTTGTTGAGCCCTTTCAATCTTTTTCAGGAAACTATTACTTGGCGGTGTCATAGCTGGAAATTCAATGAGATAGAAGCGGCCATCAATCGGGATTCCTTCAATGACAAATTCTGTATCCTTGATAAATATTTCAGATCCCAAATAACAGCGGATCCCAAAAGTTTCGGCAAGTTCCCTGCAAAACGCATATGTACTGAAGATGTTAGGTATGTCCGTATAAATATATGGGTTGAAAAGGTGAGGAGTGAACACTATAGAAGAAATGCCACATGTTGCATATTCAGAAAAAATCTGAAACAAAGATTTTTTGTTCCGCAATCCATCATCGATGTTGGGGAGCAGGTGTGTGTGTATATCAGCATACATATTTTGGATTATATAATGGTACTATTTATTATGATACATTTTTTTTGTTATACCACAAATACTTTTTATGTTAGCATCAATATTGTTGCATTCTGTGCTTTTTTTTTGACAATTTTACTCATTTTATTATTTATTATACTGATAAAAATAATTATTATATAAATTAATTATATAGCTAGTTATTAGTTTGTTCTTATTTTGTTTGGTCCAGCTGATTATTGTTGCCATATAATTGGCCAATTTATTAGAATCTATACTCATTAATTTGTTTTTATATATGTAATACTTAATTATTTGTATTTCATTGAATCTGGAGACTGACTGGATATTGATGAGATTGATTACTTGCTTGATATTTGTCAGTTTGCCTAGAATCTGTGTTCTTTGCCTTGAATGACAGGATATATCTATTTTTTCATGGATGATATTGAGCTACAGGTACTAATTATATTGCTTGGTTAAGTTGTGCTACGAGGTATGTATGGATATGCTTTCAGAAATGAGAGTTGTTAGGTTTGGTGGCCTTTTCACTGGTAGCCGAAAACATACAAGTCGGTGGTATGCTGACTTACCGTGGTACCCAGTCTCTTTTTTCGATTGATGTACGTAAGGATTTTGGTAAGTTTTCAGTTGGTCTAACACCAGGTTTCGCTGCTTTTATTATTTCAAAACCAGAGATTTCTATGGATTCTGCGGAACAGACAGTAGACCTGACAGGAAATCTGAATTGTCTTTCTTTTGAAGCTGGCGTGTATTATAATTGGCTTGAGCAGACTAATATGAAGGCTTATAGTGGTGTCAGCTATCTTTTTGGTTCCGATATATATGATGGCACTGATGCTGATGTTTCATTTCCTTTGCTGAATATCAAGATTATAGTGCTTGGTGCTGATTTAATGCTTCCTGAGTATGATAACTTGATTTTGTCAGGAAGTATCGGCGGTGAAATACATTGGCTGGCTTCTTCTTCTGTTGAAGTTGATGATTACCATAAGGCGAAGCTGAATTCTTCTTTGTTCAATACATTTGGAGAAATCGCCGCAAGGATTGCCTTTTAAAGAAAATAAACCACCTTAGGGCTGTGTAATCCAAAATATCTTGAGATAAAATCAATAATGTGTAGTCGGAATCCTTGGTATAATTTGTGTCAAGGATTCCATTTGGTTTGCCCGGCATGGGTGTTGTACAGACAGTGAAAGTCCGTTGCAGGTTGCGATGCAGGAGGAAGGAAACAAACCTGAACTGCTAGCCGGAGGCAAGGGCGTACCAGCGACGGTGGGTCTGAAGGCAGCCCGAGGCAAAGTCCCGAGCCAACGGACAGAAATTTCATACAAGGCAAGCCTGCCGGATAAATCTGCCAAACAAGACGAAGTCCGATCGCGAGGCAGGAGTGCAGATGAAGTGGCTGCATGGGAAGAAAGGCAACAAACATTCTTAACCGGGGAGGTCTTCGGGGCGACCTAGGCTGCAATGATGCCGTTTGATGTAGACAAACGGACCCGAAGAAGTCAGCAGAGGCCATATTTGTTTACGTAAGCTACTTGTATGGGCAATTATAGTTTTACATGAGCCCAGGCATCGGAGACTTTTTCGATGGTAGCCTGTGCTTGTTCCCTTTTGCCTTGCTGTGCAACGACTTTCTGCAATGTAGGATCATAATACCAATGGGCATCGAAGCTGGAGAGTACTTCAGGATTCCATTTTTCTCCTATGCACAGGGAATAGAACCGAGTGCCTTTTTCTTTTTGTGCTGCCATTTTTGCTTTGAGTCTGGAAACAAGATCATCCATCAGGAAATCGGAGATGACAAGCACATCTGCTGAAGACCATTTTTCTTCTTCAAGCTTATCCATGACCTCTTCGAGGGCGGGGTTGAGATCTGTGCCTCCTTCAAAGGTCTGTCTGAGGAAGGCAGCTAGCCGTATCGGATCATAATGGTCGAGTTCCAATTGTGTGATATCGACGGAATAGAAGATCAGATAACAGCTTCGCTGTGCCTGCAATGCCAGTTTTGCCAACGCTAAGGTAATCATTTTGGAAATGGTTTCAGCTGTGCCTACCATGGAGCCGCTGGTATCTACCAGCAGCATGATAGGTCCCCGTTTCTTGGCTTTTGCAACAGTGACTTCTTCTGTAATGGTATGCTTCCGTTCAATGAAGAGTGTGTTCTGGTAGCGGAAGGAGAGCAGTTGCTTTTCAAGCAATCTCTTGTCAAACAGTTTCTTTGTGGCAGGGCTGCATCGATAGAGCAGTTCTGTAGGAATCAATGAAGACAGGTCGTTTGATTGTCCTATGCCGCTGATCTGGCCTTTGCTGGTTGGTTTTTCATAAGGAATAAGGTCCGTAACCGTTCTGTGCTGGATTTCTTTGACCAAGCTGATATCTTCCTTGCTTGTCCTGCCTAGCAGGTCAAGCAACTGTCTGATGGAAGCATCATGCTCAAGAAGCTTTTGATAGTATGCAATGACCTTGAAATCCGATGTCTTTTTTGCTGCCCTGCGATGATCCCATAACCCCTTGAAAAGTTGCTTTCTACCTTGTTCCTTTCTTGTCTTTTTCATTTCCTTGAGTGTATTGGTAAGGAAATGATCTTGACTTGTTGCAAGCTGTCTTTCAAGGTAGGTTTGCTTTCTTCTTTGGAAATTTTCCCTTAGATCTTCCTTGAGCCGTCTTGTGAGTACTTCCTTGTCAATTTGTCCGGCCGCAACCATACGCCGGTAAAAATCAAAGTCAACAGTACTTTTGGAAACAAGGGATGACGTCGTTGATGGCAGGGTTTGGTAGTAGGTTTGTTTCTCAGGGAGGAAGGACAGCACGGCTGTGCTGTCCTGGAGCTCAAGAGAAGCGATAAAGAGTTCTTCTTGTTTGAACAGGTCAGTTTTAGTTGCTGCTTGCAGCCATTTCAATACAGTTTCTACCAGTTTGTCTGCCGTAGTGACTGCAGGCTTCAATTTGCCTGCAAGGTAATGGCAGCTCTGGCTGAGGCTGTCAGAAGGGAAGGGCATGGGCTGTGATGTATCGGTAAACAGATCTTCCAGTGCCGTGATAAGCTGGAAACGGCTGCAGAGGTCTGGCTGGGCTCCTTGGAGTTCAAATTTTCTTGCCAGTACATTGTCTGAGATGTGCTGCTTCAGCTGCTCGGCAATATAGTCCTTGATTTGGCTGGTTGCTGCAGCCAGGGGAGGATCAAGATCTAACTGTTCGCATAGTTGTGCTGGTGGAGTATCTGGAAGCTTTAAATATGCTTCAAGCAGTTTTCTTCGTTCAGCTTGCATAACCTGACCTGATCTGTTCCAGCTGAAGCTTGCAGCCTTCAAGCTTTTTGTCTTCTGCTTCGATGGCAGAAGTAAGGTAAGCATAGGATTCTTTGCTGGTAAAGAAGTTCGGTTCCAGTTTGAGTTTGCGACATTGCTGCTGGGCTTCATTCAATGCAGCCTGCAGCGGTCGGTAGAAGCTGGTATCAAGTCTTTCTGTCAATTGCTGTAACTCTGCTTTGTCTGCAAAGAGACTTCGCTTCTTTGCATCCTGATGTAGTTTTTCCTTGGTTGCAACGGTAAACATAGCTGTTGTCCCGTCAGAAAAAACAGCTTTGACGTTTCCACCTATATCATCATACCTAAGCTGTTTTACGTCCATGTAGGTCCTGATACCGTAGGTCACTGAGCTGAGCTTTCGTTTCTTGTGGTCATATGTGCCTGTAGATGAAAGGAAGCTGGCTTTCTTAAGCAGACGATGATCTGTCGTATTGCCGATGATCCTGTAGCAGTCTTCATTTCCTATGCGGACCAGGATTGGATCTTTTCTTGTATCCCCCATGCAAGTTTTCTTTACCTTTGTCTGATAAGTTTCAAGTTCTTCTGCAAACTGTCTGGTGCCGAGCAAGGTTTCTTTGATGCAGGAGGCTACCAAGCTGAAGGACTGTTCCAGTTGTTTTCTGGTTGACCAGATGCAGTACTGGATCAGGAAACAATCCAAGAGGTCAACTTCTTTCCTTCCGTTGAGGAAGGCACTGGTACGTAGCAGATGGATGATCTTCTTCCATCTGCGGTCAGAGACATAGTAATCTGCAGCTTCGCTGTCTTTTTCGCTTTGGATGATCAACTGTTTCCTGATAGCTGTAATAGTATTGCGTACCGGTTGCGGCAAGATGATGCTGTCAGCTTCTTTGTGCCAGGCTTCAAGTTCTTCGACACTGAGTCTTGCTTGTGTGATGATGCAGGTATCAGGGATCATCTGGTCACCTGTCTGGGTAACCAGTGCAAAGAACCCTGTCTCGTCTTCTATCGGCTTGACTTGGAGTCTGACGAGGAACCTGTCCCAGAGTGCTTCCAGTCCTTTTCCTTCTGCAGGAAGTTCGTTGGAGGCAGCAACAATGAAGAGAAGTGGAACCTGCTCAACTTGATTGCCGTTGTTGTACTTTTTTTCGTTGATGATGGAGAGCAGTGTATTCTGGATGGCAGGCCCTGCCTTCCAGATTTCATCAAGGAAGGCTACGGTAGCTGTGGGTAGATAGCCGTCGGTAAGTCTCTTGTACTCATCTCTTTCGAGGCCTTTGAGTGAAATAGGGCCGAAGAGATCCTCTGGGGTACTGAATTGGTTCATCAGATATTCGAAGTAAGCCGTATGGTCTGTAAAGATGGTACTGAGTCTTCTGCTGATCATGCTTTTTGCTGTTCCAGGGGGGCCGTAGAAGAATAGACTTTCTCCTGCTATGGCACAAAGCAAGGAAAGTGTCACAGCTTCTTTTCTTTCTACCAAGCCTTCGTCCAAATATGAAATGAGTGTATGTATCCGCTGGTGCAATTCCATAGTAAATCCCTTTTATGGGCATGGTATCACATCAAGGGAAAAGGAGAAACCTCATGACTGTCTGCAAAGCAAACCGGTACACCATGAAAATGTGTATATAGTTTGTATATATTGTGTATTTTTCTTTGACTTGTCAGAAATTACATAATATAATAAAGTAGTACTTACTTGTATTGGGTAACACATAAAATACATATAAGTTGCTGTACTTTCGTAAAGTAACGTGATACGTTCTGAGTACAGATATATTTTTTTTCTTACACATTTTCCTGGGGGAAAACAGGAGAAGGTAACAGGCACATGGGCAGGTTCATTCCATATGGAGGCTTATGGACATGTCAGCTATATGTGCTTGATTATGTG from Spirochaetia bacterium harbors:
- a CDS encoding VWA domain-containing protein, which gives rise to MQAERRKLLEAYLKLPDTPPAQLCEQLDLDPPLAAATSQIKDYIAEQLKQHISDNVLARKFELQGAQPDLCSRFQLITALEDLFTDTSQPMPFPSDSLSQSCHYLAGKLKPAVTTADKLVETVLKWLQAATKTDLFKQEELFIASLELQDSTAVLSFLPEKQTYYQTLPSTTSSLVSKSTVDFDFYRRMVAAGQIDKEVLTRRLKEDLRENFQRRKQTYLERQLATSQDHFLTNTLKEMKKTRKEQGRKQLFKGLWDHRRAAKKTSDFKVIAYYQKLLEHDASIRQLLDLLGRTSKEDISLVKEIQHRTVTDLIPYEKPTSKGQISGIGQSNDLSSLIPTELLYRCSPATKKLFDKRLLEKQLLSFRYQNTLFIERKHTITEEVTVAKAKKRGPIMLLVDTSGSMVGTAETISKMITLALAKLALQAQRSCYLIFYSVDITQLELDHYDPIRLAAFLRQTFEGGTDLNPALEEVMDKLEEEKWSSADVLVISDFLMDDLVSRLKAKMAAQKEKGTRFYSLCIGEKWNPEVLSSFDAHWYYDPTLQKVVAQQGKREQAQATIEKVSDAWAHVKL
- a CDS encoding AAA family ATPase; amino-acid sequence: MELHQRIHTLISYLDEGLVERKEAVTLSLLCAIAGESLFFYGPPGTAKSMISRRLSTIFTDHTAYFEYLMNQFSTPEDLFGPISLKGLERDEYKRLTDGYLPTATVAFLDEIWKAGPAIQNTLLSIINEKKYNNGNQVEQVPLLFIVAASNELPAEGKGLEALWDRFLVRLQVKPIEDETGFFALVTQTGDQMIPDTCIITQARLSVEELEAWHKEADSIILPQPVRNTITAIRKQLIIQSEKDSEAADYYVSDRRWKKIIHLLRTSAFLNGRKEVDLLDCFLIQYCIWSTRKQLEQSFSLVASCIKETLLGTRQFAEELETYQTKVKKTCMGDTRKDPILVRIGNEDCYRIIGNTTDHRLLKKASFLSSTGTYDHKKRKLSSVTYGIRTYMDVKQLRYDDIGGNVKAVFSDGTTAMFTVATKEKLHQDAKKRSLFADKAELQQLTERLDTSFYRPLQAALNEAQQQCRKLKLEPNFFTSKESYAYLTSAIEAEDKKLEGCKLQLEQIRSGYAS